A window of Bacillus sp. DX3.1 genomic DNA:
ACGACTTCATACGCCATTTCACTCTCAAAGTTTCCACTTTCTACAAGCTCAACAAACGGAGGGCATGCTAAACTTTCAACCATGACACGATTATTAATTGACTTTAGCGCATCTTCATATGCACCACTTTTTACCGTCCCAATTGTCCCAATAATGCCAACATGATACGTATTCGTCACTTTTAAAGCAGTACGTGAACCTGGGTGAATAACGCCCACTACTGGAATCGGCAATTTCTTTTGCATCTCTTCCAGTACAACTGCTGTTGCAGTATTACAAGCAATCACTAACATCTTAATATCAAGTGCCAATAAATGCTCCGTTATCTCCCATGTAAATTGACGCACTTCCTCGCGAGAACGTGGACCATACGGACAACGTGCTGTATCTCCTAAATATATAATTCGCTCTTTTGGCAGCTGACGAATTAACTCTTTCGCTACTGTTAATCCTCCTACTCCCGAATCAATGACACCTATCGCTCTATTCAAAACAATCACCTATTTTCTCATTCATAATCTTATTTTGGACATCATTATATCTTACATACTTTAATCCTATTAGGTTAAAGCACCTATTTTAATAGATTTTTCACATATGTACCTGCATATATAAATCCATTTTGATTTTTCGACATATAAGCCGCGGCTATGGATAACAAAAGGTAACCTGCACTCGTTTTCTCTCTTTGTTTTCACTATGTCTGGGCAGGAAAAGGATCTAACCGCTTCTATGCATGGCCGGATGCTCTCTCCCACCTAAAAAGAAGGATTTTATGCCGGTTTTTTTAATTTGTATTTATATAGACCAGGACTTTTTTATTTTGCTCCTTTTCTGCGTAATTTGCAAGACAGAAAAATAGCCGACCTTTTATAAAAGATCGGCTCATCTATTATAGTTCGAGTTCTCCCATACGAAGAAGCTCGACAACCGCTTGTGAACGTCCCTTAACCCCTAGCTTTTGCATTGCATTTGATATATGGTTACGTACGGTCTTTTCACTAATAAAAAGTTCACTTGCAATTTCTTTCGTCGTTTTATCTTGAACCAGTAATTCAAATACTTCTCTTTCTCTCTTTGTGAGTAACGGTTTAGATTGATATGCTTTTTCCTTCAACTGGTATAACCCTCCTTGCTTAAGCCAGAGCTGTCCGTGTGTAAGTTGGGTGTTTATTTAGTCAAGATATTGTATGAACAGAATGTGCAGGTGGTGAATGAAAATAGGCTGAATTTCATACGTTATTTAAGATTTGTTTACATTTCAAAACCAGCAAAAACCTATCACTAAATAAAAACTCTCATTTATTACATATTTCCTTGCTAAATATTAGACCTTAATACGTTCATAATAAAGTGAAACTTTGATCAGTGGGGGTTTTCTTCATCCCCACTGATTATTAGCCCTCACCAATCGGGCTTTTACGGGCAGTTTATCCCCCACCTAAAAAGAGGGGTTTTATGTCAGTTTTTTAATTTGTATTTATATAGCTATTCATCTCATATCACTCTTTCTCTTCTATGATGGATACAAAACCAACTTCATTCACAATAGACATCTATCGAAATACGACTGCAAGACCCTTCCGATGTTCGTAAGTATTTACTTCCATCAATAAGGGTCTTCTTTTTTCTCTTCTCTTACAGCACTCCATTTATTACCTCATGTTTTTTAGAAAGATTCATTCTAAAGACGCCCATACTATGAAATAGGAATCTATCCGTAAAACGACAATCAGCTTTGTATAAAAATTCATGTGTGGGTGGGATTATTATGTTTTCAGCATTCAAACGATTTTTAATCGGTAGACCACTAAAATCAACAGCACTCGGAGAACAAAAGTTAAATAAATTAAAGGCACTCGCTATCCTTTCTTCTGACGCTCTTTCTTCTGTGGCCTACGGAACAGAACAAATTTTAATTGTTCTTGCAGCATTTGGAGCCATTGCCTTTTGGTACTCGATTCCGATTGCAATCGGGGTTCTCATTTTATTAACAGCACTCATTTTATCGTACCGACAAATTATTTATTCTTATCCCCAAGGAGGCGGTGCTTATGTTGTTTCGAAAACAAATTTAGGCACAAACGCCGGACTCATCGCCGGAGGATCACTGCTCGTTGACTATATTCTTACCGTAGCAGTAAGTGTTTCAGCTGGAACAGATGCCATTACGTCTGCTTTTCCGACCCTGCACTCGTACACAGTTCCTATCGCTGTAGTACTTGTACTGTTCATTACCATTTTGAACTTGAGAGGCGTGACAGAATCAGCTTCGATTTTAGCGTACCCTGTCTATCTCTTTGTGTTAGCACTTGTTGTTTTAATTATTGTAGGTATTTTTAAAATCACTTCTGGACAAGCTCCCGCCAATTTACATACACCGATTGGGACTGTCGTACCTGGCATTACTCTGTTCTTCTTATTAAAAGCTTTCTCATCTGGATGTTCTGCTTTAACAGGAGTAGAAGCCATTTCGAATGCGATTCCAAATTTTAAAGAACCAGCTGCGAAAAATGCCGCACAAACATTAGTTATCATGGGCACGATTCTTGCTGTTTTATTCACTGGTATTACCTTTTTAGCGTATTGGTATGGAATTGTCCCAAAATCTAATGAGACTGTTGTTTCCCAAATTGCCTCCGATATATTTGGACGAAACTTTGTGTACTACTTTATCCAGGGAACAACCGCTCTTATTTTAGTGTTAGCTGCTAATACGGGTTTCTCAGCATTTCCGTTATTAGCATTTAATTTAGCATCGGATAAATATATGCCGCGTATGTATTTAATGCGTGGGGATCGACTAGGATATTCAAATGGCATTATTACATTAGGCATCAGTTCTATCCTTTTGATTATTGCGTTTCAAGGTAAAACCGAGCAATTAATTCCATTATATGCAGTCGGTGTATTTATTCCTTTCACTTTGTCACAAACAGGCATGATTATAAAATGGCTCAGAGAAAAGCCACAAGGATGGGTACCAAAATTACTAACAAACTTATTAGGCGCTCTCATCTCGTTAACCGTACTTCTCATTTTTTTCATTACAAAATTTACGCACGTATGGTCCGTTCTTATCTTCCTACCTATCATTGTTTTCATATTCCGTCGTATTCATAATCATTATGTTGCGGTAGGCGAACAGCTTCGCATCAATGAAATCACAGAAAAAATGACTGGAAATGTCGTAATTGTGCCTATTGCTGGCATTACAAAAGTAGTGGAACAATCCATCAATTATGCAGAGACGATTGGTGACCAAGTTATCGCTGTTTATGTAGCTTTCGATAAAGAAAGTGAAATGCAAATGCAGGAAAAATGGAAGGAATGGAAACCGAATGTTCGTCTTGTTACATTCATTTCCTCTTACCGAAGTTTAATGCGGCCCATCGCAAAATTAATCACTATTATTCAGCATAAAGCACAAGAAAAAAATCATTTCGTTACTGTACTGATTCCGCAGTTCATTACAAAAAAGAGCTGGCATAATGTTTTACACAATCAATCCAGCGTGTTACTCCGCGTATATCTTTTGTATAAGAAAAATGTCATTGTGACCACTGTTCCGTATCGATTTCGAAAATAGAAAGAAGGAAAATATGCACCTGAAAAGAAAAGTGTTCTACTACTTCTTTTTAGGTGCATACTGATTTAAATATCTCTCTTACAAAACTGTAATCTTTCCTCAAAAAAATGTAATATAATTCGATAGTTTCCGCACTTTTTTCCATGTAAGATAAAAATATAAGATATCACCGATACATAGAAATAGAAAATATGTTGATTAAACAAGGAGAGGATTCCATAGTGGAAAAAAAGTTACGTAAATCAGAAGTAGATAAAGTATTGTTTGGTGTATGCGGTGGTTTAGGAGAATACTTTAGTATAAGCACCAGTATGATTCGTATCCTGTGGGTAATTGCTATTCTATTTTTCGGAACAGGCTTTTTAGCTTATTTTATTTGTATGTTGCTTATGCCTCGTTCGTACTAAAAAAGCACCGGTGCCACCCGGTGCCTTTTTTATGCTAAATATTTCATTGTTAAATGTAAAACGGCGACTTCGTCTCCGTTATTTGTGTAGCTATGCTTTTTATTTGCCTCAAATTGCATCGAATCGAATTCATTTAATTCATATACATCGTCTTCAACCTGAATAGACACTTGTCCTCTCATGACTGTCACTAATTCAATTGCTCCTTCATGGTGAGGCTCTGGTTTATATTTACTTTTTGGCTGCAAACAAGCACGATGCATTTCCATACCAGTTTCTTTCGTATACCGAAACATCGTTTCTAATCGCCATGCTTGTCCTTCATCAACAGTAAACCTTTCGCCACATCTTGAAATTGCTACAGTTTCTCCTACAACCATAAGTCTTGATAATGGAATCGACAATCCTTTCGTGATTTTCCAAATCACACCTAATGTTGGATTCGTTTCACCTCTTTCAATTTTTCCTAACGTTAATTTACTAACACCTGTCTTTTTAGCCAATTCTTCTAAACTTAGCTTTTGTTCATTTCGAATTTGTCGTAACAGCTGACCAACTTGTTGAATCACTTCTTTCGTCTGCATATCCTCTTTTTCCCTCATCCTTTAGAAAAACCACCTTAAAGTATAAAATAATTTACTTTTATTTATTTTTAGTATAGCATAATATACATTATTATCTCCATTTTGAAAGGAGTGCTTACTCGTTATGCGTGCAATTTTATTAGGTCTTTTATCATCGGCCTTTTTCTCTGCTACATTTATTATTAACAGAGCGATGAATGTATCTGGAACAAGCTGGGCCTGGACCGCTTCCTTCCGCTTTTTATTCGCTTTACCTATTTTATTCCTTATCGTTCTATTCCGCAAAAATCTTGGGCCTTTATGGTCAGAAATGCGAAAACATCCTTTTGCTTGGTTAGGATGGGGCCCATTAGCCGGCATCGGGTTTTATTCTTTATTAAGCTTTGCTGCAGTTTTTAATCCAGCTTGGCTTGTTGCAGGTACGTGGCAAATTACAATATTAGCTGGTTTGCTATTATCTCCATTATTTTTTATTACAATTGAAACAAAAACAGGATCAAAACGTGTCCGCGGAAAAATTCCGCTTCGCAGTTTATTTGTCTCACTTTTCATTTTAATTGGGGTTATTTGTATGCAAGCAACAGCAGCTGGTCATATTACAGTCACTCAATTTTTATCTGGTTTTCTTCCCGTTGTCATCGCAGCCTTCTTATATCCTTTTGGCAACCGAAAAATGATGGAAGTTGCCAGTGGACGTCTTGATACATTTCAGCGTGTATTAGGAATGGCGATTGGCAGTCTTCCAATTGCCATTATTCTTGCGATATACGGCTGGTCAACAACAGGGATTCCAACCTCAGGACAAATGCTACAAGGATTTTTATTAGCATTATGTTCAGGAGTCATCGCTACAATGACATTTTTCTTCGCAACAGACTTAGCAAAAAACAACCTTGCCTTATTAGGTGCAGTGGAAGCAACACAAGCTGGGACGATGATATTTACTGTTCTTGGTGAAATCATCTTCTTAAACGGTTCATTTCCTGCAGGATTATCTCTCATCGGTATGATAATTATTATGGCTGGAATGGTCGCAAACAGCATTTTAAATCGATCAGTTCCCATTGCTAAACAAAAGAAAACGGCATAATACAGTGTAATGTTCCTCAGTAGGATTTTCTTCATCCCACTGATTATTAGTCCTCATCAATCGGGCTTTTACTGGAAATTCACTCCACTCCTAACTTCTTTACTTTCAGCAGAGGTATTATTGCCCGTTAATGCAAGGATAGACAAAAAGCATGATTCTCCTTCGAGAATCATGCTTTTTTCTATTTTATTGGCGATGTATACACTTAGCTAGGTATTATACCTTACCAGAATAATCTTTTATTTATAATTCTAATTGGGAACACATAATTATATGATATAATACGCTTCGTGTGTATTTTAAGGGGGGAAATTATGTTAAAAAAAGCAATTTCTGAATTTATTGGTACATTTGTACTAGTATTATTCGGAACTGGAACAGCTGTTTTAGGCGGCGGAATTGAAGGAATTGGAATTTTGGGAATTGCAATGGCCTTTGGGTTATCAATTGTTGCTATGGCCTATAGTATTGGAACGATTTCTGGATGTCACGTAAATCCAGCAGTATCAATTGCCATGTTTGTAAATAAACGAATGAATGCTATGGAACTTAGCTATTATTTATTAGCTCAAGTGTTAGGTGCTACTTTAGGAACTGCAACGTTAGTAACAATTTTAAAATCATCTAAACTATCTTTAAATAATTTAGGACAAAATAGCTTTGGAAATCTCGGCTTATCAGGTTCTTTTTTAGTTGAATTTATTTTAACGTTTGTTTTTGTTTTAGTGATTATCGTAGTAACAGGAAAAAATGGTAACGCCTCTTTAGCTGGACTAGTGATTGGTTTTACATTAGTTTTAGTTCACTTATTAGGCATTCCATTAACAGGAACTTCTGTTAACCCTGCACGTAGCTTAGCACCAGCTTTATTCGCTGGCGGAGAAGCTGTATCTCAATTATGGGTCTTTATCGTTGCACCACTTCTTGGTGGCATTCTCGCCGCTCTTGTAGGAAAATTCGTATTAAATACAGAAAAATAGAATTTGCAATCTTTTATTATTAGAAAACAGCAAAAAAGAAGCGAGCCTTTTTATATAGGGCTCGCTTCTTTTTATTTTTGAATCTTCGCTTCTAAATTTGTAACAAGCTGCTCGACTGTTACATTCGCAAGTACATTTTCCATCGCTTCTTGCGCTTGCATTAAAATGATTTCTAGTACCGATTGAATGTTAGCTCCAACTGGACATTCAATATTTGGATTCTCATGGAAAGAGAATAGATGCCCTTCTTCTACCACTTCCACTGCTTTATATACATCAAGTAATGTAATTTCATCTAATCCACGAGCAAGTGACGTACCACCTTTTCCAGCTTGTACATCAACAAGACCTGCTCTCTTTAACATTCCTGTAATGCGGCGAATCACAACCGGATTTGTATTCACACTACCCGCAATCCATTCAGAGGTACAGCGAGAGGTTTTATCTATCGCAAGTAACGTTAACATATGAACACCTACTGTAAAACGGCTACTAATTCCCATCTGTATTTCCCTCCTTTACGTTCATTCTATCAAAAGACGCTACCTACTATTATATACTATTTTACTTTTCTAAAGAAATGAAAAAGCATGACTCTGTGGTAGAATCATGCTTTTTTATATTATCCCGCTGTCTGTGAGCAGTAATATCCCCCACTGATTAAAGTTTCACTTTATTGACGCTTTATAAATTTCGCTAAATCTTTAAATTTCACTTTATCAGAGTAATTCATCACGCCATTTACGTAAATACGGCTTGTAACAACGTTTAAAATACCAATTGTTACTAGTAAAATGGCTAACTTGATACTAATTTCTAAAGTACCCGCTTCACCAGCTACAACACGTGAAAATGTGACCATTGGAGTAAAGAATGGGATATACGAACTAATAACAACGATAGTACTATTTGGATCTCCTAATGATTTTATACTAATGAAAAACGCAGCCATAATTAAAATCATTACAGGGAAGGAAACGGCTTGTAAATCCTCTGTTTTTGACACAACTGCTCCAGCAGCTGCATACATCATTGCATATAATAAATATCCTGTAACAAAATAGATTAGGAACATACTGATCACTTTTACATCTAATTTTGTAAAATCAATCGGAACTCCAAATAATGAAGCATTCTCTAAATTTACCCATCCCAATACATATGGAATAAGATAACCGCATGCCAATATAACGATCTGTAATAAAGCTGTTGAAACAACTGCTAAAATTTTAGCATACATCATCGTAAGCGGTTTTACTTTTGGAAGCATCACTTCCATAACACGAGATGCCTTTTCAGACGCAATGTTCATCGCAATTGCGTTTCCAAACCCGATAATAAACATGTACAGTGCGAATGTAAAGAAGTATGCAATACCGAAAGAAGTCGTACGATCTTTTATTGCTTCTTGTTTCACCGGAATTTCCATTTCCAATTGTTTCGCCACTTCTGGTGAAACATTATTTTTCGCAATCGTCACTTCTGTATATTGCCGCTTCAAATAACTCGCCATAATTGTAGAATTTGTTTGACTTGGGAAACCATTATACATATACGTCACTTCTGGAATTCCATTCTTTTCCGTCACATGAAATAAACCGTCCAATTCTCCTTCTTCGACTTGCTTACGTAACTTATCGAACTCGGATTTTTCACCTACCGTTGCTTTCGCTGATGGGAGTAACTTATTTAACTCATCTTCTTGCATCTTATATGTAGAACTCTCCATTACTACTGCAATCTTATCTTTATCCTCACTTTTATCTTTATCAGAAGTAAAATGATTAAAAGCAAAAATCCCAAACACAACTAAAAATAAAATCCCACTCGTAATCAATGATTTTTTAGAAAGAAATGATTCTCGAAAATAAAATGAAAATACATGAGAAAATTTACGCATTGTTATTTCGCCCTTTCTACAAAAATTTCGTTTAATGTCGGTTCTAACATTTTAAATTGTCGCAAACTTACACCTTGTTCTTGCAACTTTTGTAAAATCATTAGGGCTTCTGCATCATCATGAACTTTCACATAAAGCAGTCCTTGTTGTTTTTCGTACGAAATATTTAAGGCTTGTAATGCCTGTTCATTTTCTATCGTATCTTCAATTGTTAAATTACGAAAACCATATTCTTTTTTAATATCACTTAAATGCCCTTCGACAACGGCTTCACCTTTCTTCAAAATACAAACATGCTGACAAAAGGCTTCGACTTGTTCCATACGGTGACTTGATAAAATAATTGTTTTCCCTTTTTGCACTTGTTCTTCAATAATATTTGCGAGCATACCAGCATTTACAGGATCTAATCCGCTAAACGGCTCATCTAAAATAAGTAGTTCTGGATCGTGAAGGAGTGCTGCAATTAATTGGATTTTTTGCTGATTTCCTTTCGACAGTTCTCCTGCCGTTTTATACTTATATTCTGGAATTGCTAATTTATCTAACCAATGATCAATTGCTCGGTCCACTTCTTTTTTTGTCATTCCTTCTAATCTTCCAAAATAGCGAAGCTGATCGATTACTCTACTTCTTGTGTATAATCCTCTTTCTTCTGGAAGATAACCAATTGTCACACCACTTTTCGTAATCGCTTTTCCTTCCCATGTAATGGCCCCTTCATTTGGCGTTAATAAACCGAGTAACATTTTTATAGTTGTCGTTTTCCCGGCTCCATTTCGGCCAAGTAGCCCTAACACTTCACCTTTTGGTAATGAAATTTGCAATTGATTGACAGCTTTTACTTCGCCGAATATTTTCGTTAAGTTTTGAATTTGTAAACTCAAGTACAAGCCCTCCGCTTCTTATTGATTCTTTCAATCTTCTAAATGGTATGTTGAATAAAAACAAATTATATATAAATACAAATTAAAAAACTGACATAAAACCCTTCTTTTTAGGTGGGAGAGAGCATCCGCCATGCATAGAAGCGGTCATCAGATCCTTTTCCTGCCCAGACATAGTGCAAAAAAAGAGAGAAAACGAGTGCAGGTCACCTTTTGTTATCCATAGCCACGGCTTATATGTCGAAAAATCAAAATGGATTTATATAGTAATAAAAAAATAATCTTTATATTAAGATTAATAAATTTTTTATAAATCTATATCTCTGACGTACAACTTATCCTCCGTTGTTTCATCCCCAACCCATCATTTGTTTTATTTAGTTAAAATTGTAAATAACAAAATACATCTTGTCAATTATAATTGACATATTGACAAAATGTATTGTCAATATTCCATTACATTTTATCTTACTTTTCATTATCATATGGGACATACTACTTCCTATACAAATAACAATATGCAAAAATGCATATAAAAAACCCACTTAAAACATTAAATTTTAATATATAATTATAATTAATTTACTTACATCAAGGAGGATACATATGAAGAAGAAAAGAGGCATTACCACTTTATTGTCTGTAGCAGTTCTCTCTGCATCGCTAGTAGCATGCTCAGGAACAGCCGAGAAAACAGTAGCAAAAGAAGAAAAAATAAAACTAACAGATCAGCAGCTAATG
This region includes:
- the racE gene encoding glutamate racemase, with amino-acid sequence MVLNRAIGVIDSGVGGLTVAKELIRQLPKERIIYLGDTARCPYGPRSREEVRQFTWEITEHLLALDIKMLVIACNTATAVVLEEMQKKLPIPVVGVIHPGSRTALKVTNTYHVGIIGTIGTVKSGAYEDALKSINNRVMVESLACPPFVELVESGNFESEMAYEVVRETLQPLKTTEIDTLILGCTHYPILGPVIKRVMGDKVQLISSGDETAREVSTILYHSKMLNEGEEQSDHLFLTTGKIELFKEIASKWFGQPIENVKHISL
- the gerE gene encoding spore germination transcription factor GerE; amino-acid sequence: MKEKAYQSKPLLTKREREVFELLVQDKTTKEIASELFISEKTVRNHISNAMQKLGVKGRSQAVVELLRMGELEL
- a CDS encoding APC family permease, whose amino-acid sequence is MFSAFKRFLIGRPLKSTALGEQKLNKLKALAILSSDALSSVAYGTEQILIVLAAFGAIAFWYSIPIAIGVLILLTALILSYRQIIYSYPQGGGAYVVSKTNLGTNAGLIAGGSLLVDYILTVAVSVSAGTDAITSAFPTLHSYTVPIAVVLVLFITILNLRGVTESASILAYPVYLFVLALVVLIIVGIFKITSGQAPANLHTPIGTVVPGITLFFLLKAFSSGCSALTGVEAISNAIPNFKEPAAKNAAQTLVIMGTILAVLFTGITFLAYWYGIVPKSNETVVSQIASDIFGRNFVYYFIQGTTALILVLAANTGFSAFPLLAFNLASDKYMPRMYLMRGDRLGYSNGIITLGISSILLIIAFQGKTEQLIPLYAVGVFIPFTLSQTGMIIKWLREKPQGWVPKLLTNLLGALISLTVLLIFFITKFTHVWSVLIFLPIIVFIFRRIHNHYVAVGEQLRINEITEKMTGNVVIVPIAGITKVVEQSINYAETIGDQVIAVYVAFDKESEMQMQEKWKEWKPNVRLVTFISSYRSLMRPIAKLITIIQHKAQEKNHFVTVLIPQFITKKSWHNVLHNQSSVLLRVYLLYKKNVIVTTVPYRFRK
- a CDS encoding PspC domain-containing protein; translation: MEKKLRKSEVDKVLFGVCGGLGEYFSISTSMIRILWVIAILFFGTGFLAYFICMLLMPRSY
- a CDS encoding XRE family transcriptional regulator; the protein is MREKEDMQTKEVIQQVGQLLRQIRNEQKLSLEELAKKTGVSKLTLGKIERGETNPTLGVIWKITKGLSIPLSRLMVVGETVAISRCGERFTVDEGQAWRLETMFRYTKETGMEMHRACLQPKSKYKPEPHHEGAIELVTVMRGQVSIQVEDDVYELNEFDSMQFEANKKHSYTNNGDEVAVLHLTMKYLA
- a CDS encoding multidrug resistance efflux transporter family protein; translated protein: MRAILLGLLSSAFFSATFIINRAMNVSGTSWAWTASFRFLFALPILFLIVLFRKNLGPLWSEMRKHPFAWLGWGPLAGIGFYSLLSFAAVFNPAWLVAGTWQITILAGLLLSPLFFITIETKTGSKRVRGKIPLRSLFVSLFILIGVICMQATAAGHITVTQFLSGFLPVVIAAFLYPFGNRKMMEVASGRLDTFQRVLGMAIGSLPIAIILAIYGWSTTGIPTSGQMLQGFLLALCSGVIATMTFFFATDLAKNNLALLGAVEATQAGTMIFTVLGEIIFLNGSFPAGLSLIGMIIIMAGMVANSILNRSVPIAKQKKTA
- a CDS encoding aquaporin; amino-acid sequence: MLKKAISEFIGTFVLVLFGTGTAVLGGGIEGIGILGIAMAFGLSIVAMAYSIGTISGCHVNPAVSIAMFVNKRMNAMELSYYLLAQVLGATLGTATLVTILKSSKLSLNNLGQNSFGNLGLSGSFLVEFILTFVFVLVIIVVTGKNGNASLAGLVIGFTLVLVHLLGIPLTGTSVNPARSLAPALFAGGEAVSQLWVFIVAPLLGGILAALVGKFVLNTEK
- a CDS encoding Rrf2 family transcriptional regulator, producing MGISSRFTVGVHMLTLLAIDKTSRCTSEWIAGSVNTNPVVIRRITGMLKRAGLVDVQAGKGGTSLARGLDEITLLDVYKAVEVVEEGHLFSFHENPNIECPVGANIQSVLEIILMQAQEAMENVLANVTVEQLVTNLEAKIQK
- a CDS encoding ABC transporter permease; amino-acid sequence: MRKFSHVFSFYFRESFLSKKSLITSGILFLVVFGIFAFNHFTSDKDKSEDKDKIAVVMESSTYKMQEDELNKLLPSAKATVGEKSEFDKLRKQVEEGELDGLFHVTEKNGIPEVTYMYNGFPSQTNSTIMASYLKRQYTEVTIAKNNVSPEVAKQLEMEIPVKQEAIKDRTTSFGIAYFFTFALYMFIIGFGNAIAMNIASEKASRVMEVMLPKVKPLTMMYAKILAVVSTALLQIVILACGYLIPYVLGWVNLENASLFGVPIDFTKLDVKVISMFLIYFVTGYLLYAMMYAAAGAVVSKTEDLQAVSFPVMILIMAAFFISIKSLGDPNSTIVVISSYIPFFTPMVTFSRVVAGEAGTLEISIKLAILLVTIGILNVVTSRIYVNGVMNYSDKVKFKDLAKFIKRQ
- a CDS encoding ATP-binding cassette domain-containing protein: MSLQIQNLTKIFGEVKAVNQLQISLPKGEVLGLLGRNGAGKTTTIKMLLGLLTPNEGAITWEGKAITKSGVTIGYLPEERGLYTRSRVIDQLRYFGRLEGMTKKEVDRAIDHWLDKLAIPEYKYKTAGELSKGNQQKIQLIAALLHDPELLILDEPFSGLDPVNAGMLANIIEEQVQKGKTIILSSHRMEQVEAFCQHVCILKKGEAVVEGHLSDIKKEYGFRNLTIEDTIENEQALQALNISYEKQQGLLYVKVHDDAEALMILQKLQEQGVSLRQFKMLEPTLNEIFVERAK